A region of Bacillus cabrialesii DNA encodes the following proteins:
- the hslO gene encoding redox-regulated molecular chaperone HslO — protein sequence MDYLVKALAYDGKVRAYAARTTDMVDEGQRRHGTWPTASAALGRTMTASLMLGAMLKGDDKLTVKVEGGGPIGAIVADANAKGEVRAYVSNPQVHFDLNEQGKLDVRRAVGTNGTLSVVKDLGLREFFTGQVEIVSGELGDDFTYYLVSSEQVPSSVGVGVLVNPDNTILAAGGFIIQLMPGTDDETITKIEQRLSQVEPISKLIQKGLTPEGILEEVLGEKPEILETMPVRFHCPCSKERFETAILGLGKKEIQDMIEEDGQAEAVCHFCNEKYLFTKEELEGLRDQTTR from the coding sequence ATGGATTATTTAGTAAAAGCACTTGCGTATGATGGAAAAGTTCGCGCTTATGCAGCGAGAACAACTGATATGGTAGATGAGGGACAAAGACGCCATGGTACGTGGCCGACAGCATCCGCTGCACTGGGACGTACAATGACAGCTTCGCTTATGCTAGGCGCTATGCTGAAGGGCGATGATAAGCTGACCGTGAAAGTCGAGGGCGGAGGCCCAATCGGAGCTATTGTAGCTGATGCCAATGCAAAAGGGGAAGTCAGAGCATACGTCTCTAACCCGCAAGTTCATTTTGATTTAAATGAACAAGGCAAGCTTGATGTCAGACGCGCGGTTGGAACAAACGGAACGTTAAGTGTCGTAAAAGATTTAGGTTTGCGCGAGTTCTTTACAGGACAAGTAGAAATCGTTTCAGGAGAATTGGGCGATGATTTCACTTACTATCTTGTGTCATCTGAGCAGGTTCCTTCATCTGTGGGCGTGGGTGTGCTCGTAAACCCTGACAACACCATTCTTGCGGCAGGGGGCTTTATCATTCAGCTTATGCCGGGAACAGATGATGAAACGATCACAAAAATTGAACAGCGTTTATCTCAAGTTGAGCCGATTTCTAAGCTCATCCAAAAAGGGCTGACACCAGAAGGAATTTTAGAAGAAGTCCTAGGCGAGAAGCCTGAGATTTTGGAGACGATGCCTGTTAGATTCCATTGTCCTTGTTCAAAAGAACGTTTCGAAACAGCCATTTTAGGACTAGGCAAAAAAGAAATTCAAGATATGATAGAAGAAGATGGACAAGCCGAAGCAGTATGCCATTTTTGTAATGAAAAGTACTTATTTACAAAAGAAGAGCTGGAAGGGCTTCGTGACCAAACTACCCGCTAA
- the ftsH gene encoding ATP-dependent zinc metalloprotease FtsH, whose product MNRVFRNTIFYLLILLVVIGVVSYFQTSNPKTENMSYSTFIKNLDDGKVDSVSVQPVRGVYEVKGQLKNYDKDQYFLTHVPEGKGADQIFNALKKTDVKVDPAQETSGWVTFLTTIIPFVIIFILFFFLLNQAQGGGSRVMNFGKSKAKLYTEEKKRVKFKDVAGADEEKQELVEVVEFLKDPRKFAELGARIPKGVLLVGPPGTGKTLLAKACAGEAGVPFFSISGSDFVEMFVGVGASRVRDLFENAKKNAPCLIFIDEIDAVGRQRGAGLGGGHDEREQTLNQLLVEMDGFSANEGIIIIAATNRADILDPALLRPGRFDRQITVDRPDVIGREAVLKVHARNKPLDETVNLKSIAMRTPGFSGADLENLLNEAALVAARQNKKKIDARDIDEATDRVIAGPAKKSRVISKKERNIVAYHEGGHTVIGLVLDEADMVHKVTIVPRGQAGGYAVMLPREDRYFQTKPELLDKIVGLLGGRVAEEIIFGEVSTGAHNDFQRATNIARRMVTEFGMSEKLGPLQFGQSQGGQVFLGRDFNNEQNYSDQIAYEIDQEIQRIIKECYERAKQILTENRDKLELIAQTLLKVETLDAEQIKHLVDHGTLPERNFSDDEKNDDVKVNILTKTEEKKDDTKE is encoded by the coding sequence ATGAATCGGGTCTTCCGTAATACCATTTTTTATTTACTTATTTTATTAGTAGTAATCGGGGTTGTGAGCTACTTCCAGACCTCAAATCCGAAAACAGAAAATATGTCGTACAGTACGTTTATCAAAAACCTGGATGACGGGAAAGTTGATAGCGTATCGGTTCAGCCTGTCAGAGGTGTTTATGAGGTAAAAGGACAGCTGAAAAACTACGACAAAGATCAATACTTTTTGACTCATGTTCCTGAAGGAAAGGGAGCAGACCAGATATTTAATGCTTTGAAAAAGACAGACGTAAAGGTTGATCCCGCTCAAGAAACAAGCGGATGGGTGACGTTCCTGACGACCATCATCCCGTTTGTCATTATCTTTATTCTGTTTTTCTTCCTGCTCAATCAGGCTCAAGGCGGCGGCAGCCGTGTCATGAACTTTGGTAAAAGCAAGGCGAAGCTTTATACAGAGGAAAAGAAACGCGTCAAATTTAAAGACGTTGCAGGGGCAGACGAAGAAAAACAAGAACTTGTTGAAGTTGTTGAGTTTCTGAAAGATCCCCGCAAGTTTGCCGAACTCGGCGCAAGAATCCCTAAAGGCGTGCTTTTAGTCGGACCTCCGGGTACCGGTAAAACATTGCTGGCAAAAGCTTGTGCAGGTGAAGCTGGCGTACCTTTCTTCAGCATCAGCGGATCTGATTTCGTTGAAATGTTTGTAGGTGTCGGTGCTTCCCGTGTGCGTGACTTGTTTGAAAATGCGAAAAAGAATGCGCCTTGTTTGATCTTCATCGATGAAATTGACGCAGTCGGACGCCAGCGTGGAGCAGGTCTCGGCGGCGGACACGATGAACGTGAACAGACGCTTAACCAATTGCTTGTTGAAATGGACGGATTCAGCGCCAATGAAGGAATTATCATCATTGCTGCGACGAACCGTGCGGACATCTTGGACCCTGCCTTACTTCGTCCGGGACGTTTTGACCGTCAAATCACAGTTGACCGCCCAGATGTCATTGGCCGTGAAGCTGTATTGAAAGTCCATGCGAGAAACAAACCGCTGGATGAAACGGTTAACCTGAAATCGATTGCCATGAGAACACCAGGCTTCTCAGGCGCGGACTTAGAAAATCTATTGAACGAAGCTGCTCTTGTGGCTGCTCGTCAAAACAAGAAAAAAATCGATGCGCGTGATATTGACGAAGCGACGGACCGCGTCATTGCCGGACCTGCTAAGAAGAGCCGCGTCATCTCCAAGAAAGAACGCAATATCGTGGCTTATCACGAAGGCGGACACACCGTGATCGGACTCGTTTTAGATGAGGCTGATATGGTGCATAAAGTAACGATTGTTCCTCGCGGCCAGGCTGGCGGATATGCAGTTATGCTGCCAAGAGAAGACCGTTACTTCCAGACAAAGCCGGAGCTGCTTGATAAAATTGTCGGCCTCTTGGGCGGACGTGTCGCTGAAGAAATTATCTTCGGTGAAGTCAGCACAGGAGCGCACAATGACTTCCAGCGTGCGACGAATATTGCAAGACGAATGGTTACAGAATTCGGTATGTCAGAAAAACTGGGACCGTTGCAATTTGGACAGTCTCAGGGCGGTCAGGTATTCTTAGGCCGTGACTTCAACAATGAACAGAACTACAGTGATCAAATCGCTTATGAAATTGATCAGGAAATTCAGCGCATCATCAAAGAATGTTATGAGCGCGCGAAACAAATCCTGACTGAAAATCGTGACAAGCTTGAATTGATTGCTCAAACGCTTCTGAAAGTTGAAACGCTTGACGCTGAACAAATCAAACACCTTGTCGATCATGGGACATTGCCTGAGCGCAATTTCTCTGATGATGAGAAGAACGACGATGTGAAAGTAAACATTCTGACAAAAACAGAAGAAAAGAAAGACGATACAAAAGAGTAA
- the cysK gene encoding cysteine synthase A, with translation MVRVANSITELIGNTPIVKLNRLADENSADVYLKLEYMNPGSSVKDRIGLAMIEAAEKEGKLKAGDTIIEPTSGNTGIGLAMVAAAKGLKAILVMPDTMSMERRNLLRAYGAELVLTPGAEGMKGAIQKAEELAEKHGYFVPQQFNNPSNPEIHRQTTGKEIVEQFGDDQLDAFVAGIGTGGTITGAGEVLKEAYPSIKIYAVEPSDSPVLAGGKPGPHKIQGIGAGFVPDILNTEVYDEIFPVKNEEAFEYARRAAREEGILGGISSGAAIYAALQVAKKLGKGKKVLAIIPSNGERYLSTPLYQFD, from the coding sequence ATGGTACGTGTAGCAAACTCCATTACTGAATTAATTGGGAATACGCCAATCGTTAAATTAAATCGCCTTGCAGATGAAAACAGTGCGGATGTATATCTAAAGCTTGAATACATGAACCCTGGAAGCAGTGTAAAAGACCGTATCGGTTTAGCCATGATTGAAGCCGCTGAAAAAGAAGGAAAATTAAAAGCCGGTGATACAATCATTGAACCGACAAGCGGAAATACTGGAATCGGGCTCGCGATGGTTGCTGCGGCGAAAGGATTAAAAGCCATTTTGGTTATGCCTGATACTATGAGCATGGAGCGCCGCAACCTTCTTCGCGCTTACGGTGCTGAGCTTGTGCTGACTCCTGGCGCGGAAGGCATGAAAGGCGCCATTCAGAAAGCTGAAGAGCTTGCTGAGAAGCACGGATACTTTGTGCCGCAGCAGTTTAACAACCCTTCTAACCCAGAAATTCACCGCCAAACAACGGGTAAAGAAATTGTTGAGCAATTCGGTGATGATCAGCTTGACGCGTTTGTGGCCGGAATTGGAACGGGCGGAACGATTACGGGAGCGGGCGAAGTTCTGAAGGAAGCATACCCTTCCATCAAAATTTACGCTGTTGAACCGTCAGATTCTCCAGTGCTTGCAGGAGGAAAACCAGGCCCCCACAAAATTCAGGGAATCGGAGCTGGATTTGTGCCGGACATCTTAAACACTGAAGTATACGATGAAATCTTCCCTGTGAAGAATGAAGAAGCATTCGAATATGCCCGCAGAGCTGCACGTGAAGAAGGAATTCTCGGAGGCATCTCATCAGGAGCGGCAATTTATGCTGCTCTTCAAGTAGCGAAAAAACTCGGAAAAGGCAAAAAAGTTTTGGCCATCATTCCAAGTAACGGCGAACGTTATCTGAGCACGCCGCTGTATCAATTCGATTAA
- the pabC gene encoding aminodeoxychorismate lyase, translating to MIYVNGRYIEEKDAVLSPFDHGFLYGIGVFETFRLYEGCPFLLDWHIERLKRALEDLQIEYTVSKLEILEMLDKLLWLNDIKDGNARVRLDISAGISDKGFVAQTYDKPTVLCFVNHLKSESLPSQKEGKVLSLRRNTPEGPFRLKSHHYLNNMYAKREIGNDPRVEGIFLTEDGAVAEGIVSNVFWRKGSCVYTPSLDTGILDGVTRRFVLENAKNIGLELKTGRFGQEALLAADEAWMTNSVLEIIPFTKIEEVNYAGRRGEAASALQTLYKKEIKKMIHEKGGREWRSKR from the coding sequence ATGATATATGTTAACGGCCGGTATATAGAGGAGAAAGATGCAGTTCTTTCTCCTTTTGACCATGGATTTTTATATGGAATCGGTGTTTTTGAAACCTTCAGGCTCTACGAAGGCTGCCCATTTTTACTTGATTGGCATATAGAAAGGCTTAAACGAGCGCTTGAGGATCTCCAAATTGAGTATACTGTTTCAAAGCTTGAGATCCTTGAGATGCTGGACAAGCTGCTTTGGCTGAATGATATCAAGGACGGCAATGCCCGCGTCAGGCTGGACATATCAGCAGGAATCAGCGACAAAGGCTTTGTCGCCCAGACATATGATAAGCCCACCGTTTTATGCTTTGTGAACCACCTGAAATCAGAAAGCCTTCCTTCGCAAAAAGAAGGAAAGGTTTTATCGTTACGGAGAAACACGCCAGAGGGGCCGTTCCGGTTAAAATCTCATCATTATTTAAATAATATGTATGCAAAGCGGGAAATCGGAAATGATCCGCGTGTCGAAGGGATTTTCTTGACAGAAGATGGAGCTGTTGCAGAAGGCATCGTATCGAATGTTTTCTGGAGAAAAGGCAGCTGTGTCTATACGCCATCCCTTGATACCGGTATTCTTGACGGTGTCACGAGGCGTTTTGTCTTGGAAAATGCAAAGAATATAGGACTGGAACTCAAAACTGGCCGATTTGGGCAGGAGGCTCTTTTGGCAGCTGACGAAGCGTGGATGACAAACTCGGTTCTTGAGATCATCCCGTTTACTAAAATAGAAGAAGTAAACTATGCGGGACGAAGAGGAGAAGCAGCCTCTGCTCTTCAAACGCTATACAAAAAAGAAATAAAGAAGATGATTCATGAAAAGGGAGGAAGAGAATGGCGCAGCAAACGATAG
- the folP gene encoding dihydropteroate synthase, with amino-acid sequence MAQQTIDQTQVIHTKPSALSYKEKTLVMGILNVTPDSFSDGGKYDSLDKALLHAKEMIDDGAHIIDIGGESTRPGAEYVSEDEEMSRVIPVIERITKELGVPISVDTYKASVADEAVKAGASIINDIWGAKHDPKMASVAAEHNVPIVLMHNRPERNYNDLLPDMLSDLMESVKIAVEAGVEERNIILDPGIGFAKTYHDNLAVMNKLEILSGLGYPVLLATSRKRFIGRVLDLPPEERAEGTGATVCLGIQKGCDIVRVHDVKQIARMAKMMDAMLNKGGVHHG; translated from the coding sequence ATGGCGCAGCAAACGATAGACCAAACACAAGTAATCCATACCAAGCCCAGCGCTTTATCATATAAAGAGAAGACACTGGTGATGGGGATTTTAAACGTAACGCCTGACTCTTTCTCGGACGGCGGAAAATATGACAGCTTGGACAAGGCGCTGCTGCACGCGAAAGAGATGATCGATGACGGTGCCCATATCATTGATATCGGAGGAGAATCGACAAGGCCCGGCGCCGAGTATGTGTCAGAGGATGAGGAGATGTCCAGAGTAATTCCGGTGATTGAGCGGATCACAAAAGAACTGGGCGTGCCGATTTCTGTAGATACGTACAAGGCTTCTGTCGCTGATGAAGCTGTGAAAGCCGGTGCATCCATCATCAATGATATTTGGGGAGCGAAACATGACCCGAAGATGGCTTCCGTTGCAGCCGAACACAATGTTCCCATTGTTCTCATGCATAATCGCCCAGAGAGAAATTACAATGACCTATTGCCGGACATGCTGTCGGACTTAATGGAGAGTGTAAAAATCGCTGTTGAAGCCGGAGTAGAGGAGAGGAACATTATCCTTGATCCAGGTATCGGCTTCGCGAAAACCTATCACGACAATCTGGCAGTGATGAACAAACTCGAGATTTTGAGCGGACTGGGGTATCCGGTTCTTCTGGCAACCTCCCGAAAAAGATTCATCGGACGTGTTCTGGATCTTCCGCCTGAGGAGCGGGCTGAGGGAACAGGTGCGACCGTGTGTCTCGGCATTCAGAAAGGCTGTGACATTGTCAGGGTCCATGACGTGAAACAAATTGCCAGAATGGCGAAAATGATGGATGCTATGCTGAACAAAGGAGGGGTGCACCATGGATAA
- a CDS encoding peptidyl-prolyl cis-trans isomerase, with the protein MKSRTIWTIILGALLVCCISVAYTLTKSQAGASSSGESIATIGDKSVTREEWLKEMEDQYGKSTLEDMINVRVVEQLAKKNNLKVSKSEIEREFLLIKAVNNSFYEDGHTTEKEWKDQIRYNILLEELLTRDIDISNKELKSFYNKNKELYQFDDSYRIRHIVVKGEEEAREVLKELKGGSSFEAVAAERSTDRYTSPYGGDLGFVTEASDNIPSAYIEEAKTLKEDEWSEEPIKVSNGYAVIQLKEKLKARTFSYDEVKDQIRRQIAMDQLGDKATVKTLWKEADVSWFYGEKSTK; encoded by the coding sequence TTGAAATCAAGAACAATCTGGACCATTATTTTAGGGGCACTGTTGGTGTGTTGCATTTCTGTTGCCTATACGCTGACTAAATCCCAAGCTGGCGCATCGTCGTCCGGTGAGTCAATTGCGACTATCGGAGACAAGAGCGTGACAAGAGAAGAATGGCTGAAAGAAATGGAAGATCAATATGGAAAGTCAACGCTTGAAGATATGATCAATGTCCGAGTCGTTGAACAGCTGGCCAAAAAGAACAACCTGAAAGTATCTAAAAGCGAAATTGAACGTGAGTTTTTGCTGATTAAAGCGGTCAACAATTCCTTTTACGAAGACGGACATACGACCGAGAAAGAGTGGAAAGACCAAATTCGTTATAATATCCTCCTTGAAGAATTGTTAACAAGGGATATTGATATCTCAAACAAAGAATTGAAATCATTCTATAATAAAAATAAAGAACTATATCAGTTTGATGATTCGTATCGAATTCGGCACATTGTTGTGAAAGGTGAAGAAGAAGCAAGAGAAGTCCTGAAAGAATTGAAAGGCGGATCAAGCTTTGAAGCTGTCGCGGCGGAAAGGTCTACAGACAGGTATACCTCGCCATACGGCGGAGATTTAGGCTTTGTCACAGAAGCATCAGACAACATTCCGTCAGCATATATTGAAGAAGCAAAAACACTCAAAGAGGATGAATGGTCTGAAGAGCCGATAAAGGTCAGTAACGGATATGCCGTTATTCAGCTGAAAGAAAAACTAAAGGCAAGGACCTTCTCATATGATGAAGTAAAGGATCAGATCAGGCGCCAAATCGCAATGGATCAGCTAGGCGATAAAGCGACAGTCAAAACACTTTGGAAAGAAGCCGATGTATCGTGGTTTTATGGGGAAAAAAGTACTAAGTGA
- the pabA gene encoding aminodeoxychorismate/anthranilate synthase component II: MILMIDNYDSFTYNLVQYLGELGEKLIVKRNDDITIEEIEELSPDFLMISPGPCSPDEAGISLEAIKHFAGKIPIFGVCLGHQSIAQVFGGDVVRAERLMHGKTSEIEHDGKTIFEGLKKPLVATRYHSLIVKPETLPSCFTVTAQTKEGEIMAIRHNDLPIEGVQFHPESIMTSFGKEMLRNFIETYRKEVIA, encoded by the coding sequence ATGATTTTAATGATTGATAACTACGATTCATTCACGTACAACTTGGTGCAGTATTTGGGCGAGCTTGGGGAGAAGCTGATTGTGAAACGCAATGATGACATTACGATCGAAGAAATTGAAGAACTGTCTCCGGATTTTCTGATGATTTCACCTGGACCGTGCAGTCCTGATGAGGCGGGAATCAGCCTTGAAGCAATTAAGCATTTCGCAGGCAAAATCCCCATTTTTGGAGTATGCCTCGGACATCAGTCCATCGCACAAGTGTTTGGCGGAGACGTGGTTAGGGCAGAGCGGCTTATGCACGGGAAAACCTCGGAGATAGAGCATGACGGCAAGACAATCTTCGAAGGTTTGAAAAAACCTCTTGTTGCGACTCGTTACCATTCGCTGATCGTCAAGCCTGAGACGCTGCCAAGTTGTTTTACAGTAACAGCCCAAACGAAAGAAGGAGAAATCATGGCCATTCGCCACAATGACCTCCCGATTGAGGGTGTACAATTTCACCCAGAGTCTATTATGACCTCCTTTGGGAAAGAAATGCTCAGAAATTTCATTGAGACATACCGCAAGGAAGTTATTGCGTAA
- a CDS encoding type III pantothenate kinase yields the protein MLLVIDVGNTNTVLGVYHDGKLEYHWRIETSRHKTEDEFGMILRSLFEHSGLMFEQIDGIIISSVVPPIMFALERMCTKYFHIEPQIVGPGMKTGLNIKYDNPKEVGADRIVNAVAAIHLYGNPLIVVDFGTATTYCYIDENKQYMGGAIAPGITISTEALYSRAAKLPRIEITRPDNIIGKNTVSAMQSGILFGYVGQVEGIVKRMKWQAKQEPKVIATGGLAPLIANESDCIDIVDPFLTLKGLELIYERNRVGSV from the coding sequence TTGTTACTGGTTATCGATGTCGGGAACACCAATACTGTACTTGGTGTATATCATGATGGAAAATTAGAATATCACTGGCGGATAGAAACAAGCAGGCATAAAACAGAAGATGAGTTTGGAATGATTTTGCGCTCTTTATTCGAGCACTCCGGGCTCATGTTTGAACAGATAGATGGCATTATTATTTCATCAGTAGTGCCGCCAATCATGTTTGCTTTAGAAAGAATGTGCACAAAATACTTTCATATCGAACCGCAAATTGTCGGTCCGGGTATGAAAACAGGTTTAAATATAAAATATGACAATCCGAAAGAAGTGGGGGCAGACAGAATCGTAAATGCTGTCGCTGCGATACACTTATACGGCAATCCGTTAATTGTTGTCGATTTCGGGACTGCCACAACGTACTGCTATATTGATGAAAACAAACAATACATGGGCGGGGCGATTGCTCCTGGGATTACGATTTCGACAGAGGCGCTTTACTCGCGTGCGGCAAAGCTTCCGCGCATCGAAATCACCCGTCCTGACAATATTATCGGAAAGAACACTGTAAGCGCGATGCAATCTGGAATTTTATTTGGCTATGTCGGTCAAGTAGAGGGCATCGTCAAGCGAATGAAATGGCAGGCAAAACAGGAACCAAAGGTCATTGCGACAGGAGGCCTTGCGCCGCTCATTGCAAACGAATCAGATTGTATAGATATCGTAGATCCATTCTTAACCCTAAAAGGGCTGGAATTGATTTATGAACGAAACCGCGTAGGAAGTGTATAG
- the folK gene encoding 2-amino-4-hydroxy-6-hydroxymethyldihydropteridine diphosphokinase: protein MNNIAYIALGSNIGDKEAYLRQAVALLHQHDAVTVTKVSSIYETDPVGYEDQDEFLNMAVEIKTSLNPFELLELTQHIENELGRTREVRWGPRTADLDILLFNRENIETEQLIVPHPRMYERLFVLVPLAEICPQVEKEAKNAETDQEGVRVWKQKSGVDEFVHSES from the coding sequence ATGAACAACATAGCTTATATTGCACTAGGATCTAACATTGGAGATAAAGAAGCGTATTTAAGACAAGCGGTGGCCTTGCTGCACCAGCATGATGCTGTGACAGTCACTAAAGTGTCGTCTATTTACGAAACTGACCCGGTCGGATACGAAGACCAAGATGAATTCTTAAATATGGCTGTTGAAATCAAGACATCGCTGAACCCTTTTGAACTCCTTGAACTGACGCAGCATATAGAAAATGAACTAGGCAGAACAAGGGAAGTAAGATGGGGACCGCGGACGGCAGACCTTGACATTTTGCTGTTTAATCGTGAAAATATTGAAACAGAGCAACTAATTGTTCCGCATCCGAGAATGTATGAGCGTTTGTTTGTCCTTGTACCGCTTGCGGAGATTTGCCCGCAGGTTGAAAAAGAGGCGAAAAACGCGGAAACAGACCAAGAAGGTGTAAGAGTATGGAAGCAGAAATCTGGGGTAGACGAATTCGTGCATTCAGAAAGCTGA
- a CDS encoding helix-turn-helix domain-containing protein, giving the protein MEAEIWGRRIRAFRKLKGYTQEGFAKALGISVSILGEIERGNRLPSAAIIQNAADVLNISADELAPPEK; this is encoded by the coding sequence ATGGAAGCAGAAATCTGGGGTAGACGAATTCGTGCATTCAGAAAGCTGAAAGGTTATACTCAAGAAGGATTTGCAAAAGCATTAGGTATATCAGTTTCTATTCTCGGCGAAATTGAACGCGGAAACCGATTGCCGTCAGCTGCCATCATTCAAAATGCAGCAGATGTTTTAAATATAAGTGCGGACGAATTGGCCCCGCCAGAAAAATAA
- the folB gene encoding dihydroneopterin aldolase, with translation MDKVYVEGMEFYGYHGVFKEENKLGQRFKVDLTAELDLSKAGQTDDLEQTINYAELYHVCKDIVEGEPVKLVETLAERIADTVLKKFQPVQQCTVKVIKPDPPIPGHYKSVAIEITRKKS, from the coding sequence ATGGATAAAGTCTATGTAGAAGGCATGGAGTTTTACGGATATCACGGTGTGTTCAAAGAAGAAAACAAGCTCGGACAGCGGTTTAAAGTTGATTTAACCGCTGAGCTGGATTTAAGCAAAGCCGGACAAACAGACGACCTTGAACAGACGATTAACTATGCAGAGCTCTATCACGTATGTAAAGATATCGTGGAAGGGGAGCCTGTGAAATTGGTGGAAACGCTGGCGGAACGCATTGCTGACACGGTGCTCAAGAAATTTCAACCGGTACAGCAATGTACTGTGAAAGTGATTAAACCAGACCCGCCAATTCCCGGACACTATAAATCAGTAGCAATTGAAATCACGAGAAAAAAATCATGA
- a CDS encoding anthranilate synthase component I family protein, giving the protein MAQRRPAGKKVPFQKDSFLQQFEKLAQSRKQHVLLESARGGRYSIAGLDPIATVKGKDGITTIKHGDELLFKEGDPLRAFHSWFKTLETETDHELPDFQGGAIGFLSYDYARYIENFKMLSLDDLETPDIYFLVFDDIAVYDHHEESLWLITHVNGSDHETADVKLSELERMWLTELPAVSSREMKHETDRSFAAPFTEDGFSQAVEKIKQYIASGDVFQVNLSIRQSQALSAHPYQIYKILRDVNPSPYMAYLETPDFQIICGSPELLVSKKGKLLETRPIAGTRSRGKTDEEDEALANELIHNEKERAEHVMLVDLERNDLGRVSRYGSVSVNEFMAIEKYSHVMHIVSNVQGELQDGYDAVDIIHAVFPGGTITGAPKVRTMEIIEELEPTRRGLYTGSIGWFGYNHDLQFNIVIRTIYATGGQAFMQSGAGVVIDSVPKHEYRESFKKAFAMQKALELSKEETKIR; this is encoded by the coding sequence ATGGCACAACGCAGACCGGCAGGCAAAAAGGTACCCTTTCAAAAAGACTCATTCTTACAACAATTTGAGAAACTTGCGCAATCCAGAAAACAGCATGTGCTTCTTGAAAGTGCAAGAGGCGGCAGATATAGTATAGCCGGTCTTGATCCAATTGCGACTGTAAAAGGAAAAGACGGAATTACCACGATTAAGCATGGGGATGAGCTGCTGTTTAAAGAAGGTGATCCATTGCGTGCCTTCCACAGCTGGTTTAAAACACTGGAAACAGAAACAGACCATGAGCTTCCGGATTTTCAAGGCGGGGCAATCGGATTTCTCAGCTATGATTACGCGCGTTACATTGAAAACTTTAAAATGCTCTCACTGGATGATTTGGAAACACCGGATATTTATTTTCTTGTCTTTGATGATATAGCTGTTTATGACCACCATGAAGAATCTCTATGGCTGATTACTCATGTTAATGGTTCTGATCACGAAACTGCGGACGTGAAGCTATCTGAGCTGGAGCGCATGTGGCTGACTGAGCTTCCTGCTGTCTCTTCGCGAGAGATGAAGCATGAAACAGATCGTTCCTTCGCGGCGCCATTTACCGAGGACGGGTTCTCGCAAGCTGTAGAGAAAATCAAACAATACATTGCCAGCGGAGATGTGTTTCAAGTCAATTTGTCAATAAGGCAGTCGCAGGCACTGTCTGCCCACCCATATCAGATTTACAAGATTTTGAGAGATGTAAATCCTTCTCCTTATATGGCCTATTTAGAAACACCTGATTTCCAAATTATTTGCGGATCGCCTGAACTGCTTGTCAGCAAAAAGGGCAAACTATTAGAGACGAGACCGATTGCAGGCACCCGCTCCAGAGGGAAAACCGATGAAGAAGACGAGGCGCTGGCAAACGAATTGATCCATAATGAAAAAGAACGCGCTGAACATGTCATGCTGGTTGACCTTGAGCGAAATGATCTTGGACGAGTATCACGTTACGGATCAGTGAGCGTGAACGAATTCATGGCAATTGAAAAATACTCGCATGTGATGCATATTGTGTCCAACGTCCAAGGTGAACTGCAGGATGGGTATGATGCTGTAGATATTATTCATGCTGTATTTCCCGGAGGAACCATTACAGGTGCTCCGAAAGTAAGAACGATGGAAATTATAGAAGAACTTGAGCCGACACGCCGCGGGCTTTATACTGGATCTATAGGATGGTTTGGATATAATCACGATCTGCAGTTTAATATCGTCATTCGAACCATTTATGCAACCGGAGGGCAGGCATTTATGCAGTCCGGCGCAGGAGTTGTGATTGATTCCGTTCCAAAGCACGAATACAGGGAATCATTCAAAAAAGCTTTTGCAATGCAAAAGGCGTTAGAGCTGAGCAAAGAAGAGACAAAAATTAGATGA